The bacterium genome includes a region encoding these proteins:
- a CDS encoding ParA family protein gives MLTYAFWNNKGGTGKTSLAFQAICRYANKNPKDRVLAIDACPQANLSELFLGGLINGGSKNLLARHGMIPRCSIGGYFQLRLPAPFSEAKFSPHDFFTVPATVNPSVPVNIWLLCGDPLLELQSNAINTLANTQIPGTDTWIKVISWLSDFLAKVEGRFDAVFIDANPSFSIYTQIALSSATRLVLPVMADDSSRRAIQNAFSLVYGLKLPSDIYSKYAFATKLENAGRTLPRVHLIVRNRITQYMGEASAYAAVLESIDQDIRELIKSNPTIFTFKSTTKSTTGGVVSIRDFQTTGVVAFARGCPFYSMPTGRLDIGGLRVRVDPGYKQHCIEAIDLMVNKL, from the coding sequence GTGCTAACGTACGCGTTCTGGAATAACAAAGGAGGGACGGGCAAAACCAGCCTAGCCTTTCAGGCGATCTGCCGCTATGCCAACAAGAACCCAAAGGATCGAGTGCTGGCCATTGACGCCTGCCCTCAGGCGAATCTCTCCGAGCTGTTCCTCGGCGGCCTCATCAATGGCGGAAGCAAGAACCTTCTCGCCCGCCACGGAATGATCCCGAGGTGCAGTATCGGCGGCTACTTCCAGCTCCGGCTGCCCGCGCCCTTCTCCGAAGCCAAGTTCAGCCCCCACGACTTTTTCACCGTCCCAGCAACCGTTAACCCTAGTGTCCCCGTCAACATATGGCTGCTCTGCGGGGACCCCCTCCTCGAGCTCCAGTCGAATGCCATCAACACTCTGGCCAACACCCAGATCCCAGGCACGGACACCTGGATTAAGGTCATCAGCTGGCTCAGCGACTTTCTCGCTAAGGTGGAAGGCAGGTTCGACGCCGTGTTTATCGACGCGAACCCCAGCTTCTCGATCTACACTCAGATTGCGCTCTCTTCGGCGACCAGACTCGTCCTCCCAGTCATGGCTGACGATTCTTCGCGTCGGGCGATTCAGAATGCCTTCTCCCTCGTGTATGGGCTCAAATTGCCATCCGACATCTATTCCAAGTACGCATTCGCCACCAAGCTTGAGAACGCAGGGCGTACCCTCCCCCGTGTACACCTGATTGTCCGGAATCGTATCACGCAGTACATGGGTGAGGCCTCTGCCTACGCAGCCGTCCTCGAATCCATCGATCAGGATATCCGTGAACTGATTAAGTCCAATCCGACCATATTCACCTTCAAGTCCACTACCAAGTCCACTACGGGCGGTGTGGTGAGCATACGTGACTTCCAAACCACCGGCGTCGTCGCCTTCGCTAGAGGCTGCCCGTTCTATTCGATGCCTACGGGACGGTTGGACATCGGCGGGCTGCGCGTGCGAGTCGACCCGGGCTACAAGCAGCACTGCATCGAGGCGATTGACCTAATGGTCAACAAACTGTAG